One part of the Anaerolineales bacterium genome encodes these proteins:
- a CDS encoding alpha-galactosidase — translation MIAFANPQLRFFFDPQTGTWGLVFPEAEAAALEGARMTVAYREGARRTEWICGPVRCRPAKTRRDPFHGPCRLLAAEADADGGLTVRMEWALPAARPFLLWRMILTNRGTRPLRIDSIGLCRAGPRFAAEGGVRLPMDPARRTMFVNGWQTWSFAGGRRGRDRQPTHKLGPINASMHIGTDVQTSRRPGHFVSDMFAALGGESGGELLVAGFLAQREQFGIVETWLGDGILSLRIEADADGVRLDPEKSLATDRAFLALGRKASAAEYFDAAARENRARTRRAAPDGWGSWYYYYSQVRQTDLETNTDAAKALRPKLPLELIQLDDGFQADVGDWFERNEKFPSPMPELSARIRKAGFLPGIWLAPFILRMDSRTAREHPDWVAPGSGGVMSNVAVGAVRRTRSLDVTRPEVLAHIRRLIRTAVIEWKFHFLKLDFLYHPAAKGTRYADPTATRAQALRRALEAVRGAAGEKAFLLGCGCPLGSGIGVFDAMRIGPDVDSVWKPHLFHQVWAGLGDPTVPSAWNAVRNAFARAPLHRRWWWNDPDCLLARDSETTLTRDERRTLAAAIALSGGMILLSDDLSKLSPDAVRLAQMLFPPLHRAADLPGWRGEEASSLAVLPMRGPQGAWWVIGIFNWGDLPADRSVDLRELTGVRGDARAFSLWDERMIETAGGILDCGTIQPHGSILLAARMKSKGVQYAGSNLHFSQGMEVAEWRKSRLSLRAVLNLGREAEGAVWIALPARPTAVRWNGKPASFEQAGEDIWKIPLRLAGKGAVEIRWNPGGRR, via the coding sequence ATGATTGCCTTTGCGAATCCGCAACTGCGTTTTTTCTTTGATCCGCAAACCGGAACTTGGGGGCTTGTTTTCCCGGAAGCTGAGGCGGCCGCCCTCGAAGGCGCGCGCATGACCGTAGCCTACCGCGAGGGGGCGCGCCGGACCGAGTGGATATGCGGGCCGGTTCGATGCCGGCCGGCGAAGACGCGCCGCGACCCGTTTCATGGCCCGTGCCGCCTGCTTGCGGCGGAGGCGGACGCCGACGGCGGGCTAACCGTGCGGATGGAGTGGGCGTTGCCCGCCGCCCGCCCGTTCCTGCTTTGGCGGATGATCCTGACCAATCGAGGAACCCGGCCGCTGAGGATCGATTCGATCGGCCTGTGCCGGGCCGGACCGCGGTTCGCGGCGGAGGGCGGCGTGCGCCTGCCGATGGATCCGGCGCGGCGGACGATGTTCGTCAACGGCTGGCAGACGTGGAGCTTCGCCGGCGGACGGCGCGGCCGCGACCGCCAGCCGACCCACAAGCTGGGTCCGATCAACGCGTCGATGCACATCGGCACGGACGTCCAAACCTCCCGGCGGCCGGGCCATTTCGTCTCCGACATGTTCGCCGCCCTCGGCGGCGAATCCGGCGGGGAATTGCTCGTGGCGGGATTCCTGGCCCAGCGCGAACAATTCGGAATCGTGGAAACCTGGCTCGGCGACGGGATCCTTTCACTGCGGATCGAGGCCGACGCCGACGGCGTGCGGCTCGATCCGGAGAAGTCGCTCGCCACCGACCGGGCATTCCTTGCGCTTGGCCGGAAAGCCTCCGCGGCGGAATATTTCGATGCGGCGGCGCGCGAAAACCGGGCCCGCACCCGCCGCGCCGCGCCCGATGGATGGGGTTCTTGGTACTACTATTATTCGCAGGTCCGCCAAACCGATCTGGAAACGAACACCGATGCGGCCAAAGCGCTGAGGCCGAAGCTTCCTTTGGAATTGATCCAGCTGGACGACGGTTTCCAGGCGGACGTCGGCGACTGGTTCGAACGCAACGAAAAATTCCCATCCCCGATGCCGGAGCTTTCAGCCCGCATCCGCAAGGCCGGTTTCCTCCCGGGCATCTGGCTTGCTCCGTTCATTCTGCGCATGGATTCGCGCACCGCCCGGGAGCATCCGGACTGGGTGGCCCCGGGATCGGGCGGGGTGATGTCGAACGTCGCCGTCGGCGCCGTCCGGCGGACGCGCTCGCTCGACGTCACCCGGCCGGAGGTGTTGGCCCATATCCGGCGGCTGATCCGAACCGCCGTAATCGAATGGAAATTTCACTTCTTGAAATTGGATTTTCTGTACCACCCGGCGGCGAAGGGCACGCGGTACGCCGACCCGACCGCCACCCGGGCCCAGGCGCTGCGCCGGGCTTTGGAAGCGGTCCGCGGGGCGGCCGGGGAGAAAGCCTTCCTCCTCGGATGCGGCTGTCCGCTCGGCTCGGGGATCGGCGTCTTCGACGCGATGCGCATCGGACCGGACGTCGATTCGGTCTGGAAACCGCACCTCTTCCATCAAGTTTGGGCCGGCCTCGGCGATCCGACCGTCCCCTCGGCTTGGAACGCGGTGCGCAATGCGTTCGCCCGCGCGCCGCTGCACCGCCGCTGGTGGTGGAACGATCCGGATTGCCTGCTCGCGCGCGACTCGGAGACGACCCTGACCCGCGACGAACGGCGGACCCTCGCCGCGGCGATCGCCCTTTCGGGCGGGATGATCCTGCTGTCGGACGACCTTTCCAAGCTTTCACCGGATGCCGTGCGGCTGGCGCAGATGCTTTTCCCGCCGCTGCACCGCGCCGCGGATCTGCCCGGCTGGCGCGGCGAGGAAGCGTCTTCGCTGGCGGTTTTGCCGATGCGCGGGCCGCAGGGAGCATGGTGGGTGATCGGCATCTTCAATTGGGGCGACCTCCCGGCGGACCGGTCCGTCGACCTGCGGGAGTTGACCGGCGTCCGCGGGGATGCCCGGGCCTTCTCGCTTTGGGACGAACGGATGATCGAAACAGCGGGAGGAATCCTGGACTGCGGAACAATCCAACCGCACGGGTCGATCCTCTTGGCGGCGCGGATGAAATCAAAGGGAGTCCAGTATGCCGGATCGAACCTGCATTTCAGCCAGGGAATGGAAGTGGCGGAGTGGAGGAAATCCCGCCTTTCGCTGCGGGCGGTTTTAAATTTGGGGCGGGAGGCCGAAGGCGCCGTCTGGATCGCCTTGCCCGCCCGTCCAACCGCCGTTCGGTGGAACGGCAAACCGGCGTCCTTCGAACAGGCGGGGGAGGATATCTGGAAGATCCCCCTGCGGCTGGCTGGAAAAGGTGCGGTTGAGATCCGTTGGAACCCGGGCGGCCGGAGGTGA